CCGCGTCTGTTGAACAAGTTACTGCTTCAAAGCGAGGGTAATTCCATCCGATAGGGGAACTAGACTGAGGGTAATTCGCGGATCTTGCGAGAGTTTTTGGTTAAATTCCCGAATGGATTGAGTGCGCGGATCGGTGTCTTGCAGATCGGCAACTCGTCCCGACCATAATACATTATCGACTGCAATTAGCCCGCCTGGACGCACTAACTTGAGGCTGCGTTCGTAGTAATTGGCGTAATTATTTTTATCAGCATCAATGAAAACGAAGTCAAAGCTTCCAGCTTCCCCATTCTCTAGCAGTTGGTCTAGCGTATTGAGGGCAGGGGCAATGTGTAAGTCAATTTTATCGGCAACTCCTGCCGCCTGCCAATAGCGGCGAGCAATGCGGGTATACTCATCGCTGACATCACAAGCAACTAATGTGCCATCGTTGGGTAAGGCT
The sequence above is drawn from the Desertifilum tharense IPPAS B-1220 genome and encodes:
- a CDS encoding class I SAM-dependent methyltransferase, with the protein product MPHKTLGLAPELYEYVLSHSLREPDILKQLREETASLPGAVMQVTPDQGQFLSFLVQLIGAKKALEIGVFTGYSSLCVALALPNDGTLVACDVSDEYTRIARRYWQAAGVADKIDLHIAPALNTLDQLLENGEAGSFDFVFIDADKNNYANYYERSLKLVRPGGLIAVDNVLWSGRVADLQDTDPRTQSIREFNQKLSQDPRITLSLVPLSDGITLALKQ